One Phocaeicola dorei genomic region harbors:
- a CDS encoding DUF4313 domain-containing protein, translating into MNTEFAIILHGGKEYLCHKNGECFVDVSCPMRAFTAGEDDFEIVKCNRPFSGRTFLYQDLHLSVVPEMYYNGWLALCLKEPETDELYTVLTVNLENDHAFALPDRAFIDINNNPDAMEFLLSNHLAEDTGYRRRSGWVSYPMVTLNLPELYRLNPPAFGRMLNVR; encoded by the coding sequence ATGAATACAGAATTTGCCATTATCCTCCATGGAGGAAAAGAATATCTCTGTCATAAGAATGGGGAATGTTTCGTCGACGTGTCCTGCCCGATGAGGGCATTCACTGCCGGAGAGGATGATTTTGAAATCGTGAAATGCAACCGTCCGTTTTCCGGCAGGACTTTCCTGTATCAGGACCTTCATTTGTCAGTTGTGCCGGAAATGTACTACAACGGCTGGTTGGCATTATGCCTGAAAGAACCGGAGACAGACGAGCTATACACGGTCCTGACGGTCAATCTGGAGAATGACCATGCATTCGCATTGCCGGACAGGGCGTTCATAGACATCAACAACAATCCTGACGCCATGGAGTTCCTCCTGTCAAACCACCTGGCGGAAGATACCGGTTACAGACGCCGGAGCGGTTGGGTGAGCTACCCGATGGTCACGCTTAATCTGCCGGAACTTTACAGGCTCAATCCGCCTGCCTTTGGCAGGATGTTGAATGTCCGGTGA
- a CDS encoding N-6 DNA methylase has translation MYAIIPQQIPHDRRAEVNEKILFSIDSGKDLIPAESIYNCYTGIGGLHNLRQSDFANYNEYAEAKKEFEMGQFFTPHEVCRDMADMLSPTSSEMILDMCCGMGNFFNHLPNRHNVYGFDIDGKAVAVAKYLYPDAHIEKCDIRQYDPEQRFDIIIGNPPFNLKFDYKLSQEYYLDKAYDVLNPAGILMVIVPCSFMQSEFWEKTRVANVNDNFSFIGQTRLNPAAFSSVGVHNFHTKIMVFLRKSLHIEMQAYNAEEFISMTELKDRIHEARQMKHRLRLDLMRETNRIDKEELEVFEYKLAKYMYELKAHTKLNRHIDKAEALVTKFRNQKPPESATQEQIKQWEKKQLTTGKVLGIIRRYITMQNVVPRKEVALVKTSYGFKLKQYAPRLLDKVPHKAAGINDLVLERSVLPMPEFPTEENMRQIRAAEKLIRKKRRQYEIQNRPFADMKPDPHLAEYLDRTTFINKDGDTCEFTPLQKHDLNLVLQKRHALLNWQQGSGKTAAVYHRAKYLLKFRKVRNVVILAPAIATNMTWIPFLAMNWEKFRVVRSNADLETVPDGVFLILSTSMLSKLKRGMAGFVRRTSGKICLVFDESDEITNPSSQRTRHILSLFRRLKYKILDTGTTTRNNIAELYSQFELLYNNSVNMICWCDRIYHENKDKEIEEDRNPHYGEPFPAFRGHVLFRACHCPGKSTVFGIEKQNQDVYNKEELAELIGKTIITRKFRDFAGEKYRIRTHTVSPSEGEHEVYRVIIEEFCRICELYYNSTGDTRKDAGLRLMRQIKLLIKACSVPHLIEGYRGDGIPNKTRYIERLIRRIPGKVAVGCTSIASFDLYESHLRERFPERPLFVVKGDVAFKKRQGIVTEFDSTVNGILVCTQQSLSSSVNIPTCNDVILESLQWNIPKMEQFYFRFIRLDSKDLKDVHYVTYKDSVEQNLMALVLTKERLNEFIKSGEVKEQSEIFEEFDVTMSVIESLLVRERDMEGKIHISWGSQRITS, from the coding sequence ATGTATGCCATCATACCCCAACAGATACCGCATGACAGGCGGGCCGAGGTCAACGAAAAGATACTTTTCTCCATAGACTCCGGCAAGGACCTTATACCGGCGGAAAGCATCTACAACTGTTATACCGGCATCGGCGGGTTGCACAACCTGCGGCAGTCCGACTTTGCCAACTACAACGAGTATGCGGAGGCGAAGAAGGAGTTCGAGATGGGACAGTTCTTCACCCCGCATGAAGTGTGCAGGGATATGGCGGATATGTTGTCCCCGACCTCTTCCGAGATGATACTCGACATGTGCTGCGGCATGGGCAATTTCTTCAACCACCTGCCGAACCGGCACAACGTCTACGGCTTTGACATCGACGGCAAGGCGGTGGCCGTCGCAAAGTATCTCTATCCGGACGCCCATATCGAGAAATGCGACATCCGCCAATACGATCCGGAGCAACGCTTCGACATCATCATCGGCAACCCTCCTTTCAATCTCAAGTTCGACTACAAATTATCACAGGAATATTATCTGGACAAAGCCTACGACGTGCTTAACCCGGCAGGCATCCTGATGGTCATTGTACCCTGCTCGTTCATGCAAAGCGAGTTCTGGGAAAAGACCCGGGTCGCGAATGTCAACGACAACTTTTCCTTTATCGGCCAGACAAGACTGAACCCGGCTGCCTTCTCCTCTGTCGGGGTACACAACTTCCATACGAAAATCATGGTATTCCTGCGCAAGTCGCTGCATATCGAAATGCAGGCCTACAACGCGGAGGAGTTCATCTCCATGACTGAGTTGAAAGATCGCATCCATGAGGCAAGGCAGATGAAGCACAGGCTGCGCCTCGACCTGATGCGCGAGACCAACCGGATCGACAAGGAGGAACTGGAAGTGTTCGAGTACAAGCTCGCCAAGTACATGTACGAGTTGAAAGCCCACACCAAGCTGAACAGGCACATTGACAAGGCGGAAGCGTTGGTCACGAAATTCCGCAACCAGAAGCCGCCTGAAAGTGCCACACAAGAGCAGATAAAGCAATGGGAGAAGAAGCAGCTGACCACGGGTAAGGTGCTCGGTATCATCCGCAGGTATATCACCATGCAGAATGTAGTACCGCGCAAGGAGGTCGCCCTGGTGAAAACCTCCTACGGGTTCAAACTGAAACAATACGCCCCACGGCTGTTGGATAAGGTACCGCACAAGGCGGCAGGCATCAACGACCTTGTCCTGGAACGTTCCGTACTGCCCATGCCGGAATTTCCGACAGAGGAGAATATGCGGCAGATACGTGCGGCAGAAAAGCTGATACGCAAGAAGCGCAGGCAATACGAAATCCAGAACCGGCCGTTTGCCGACATGAAGCCCGACCCGCACCTGGCCGAATACCTCGACCGCACGACCTTCATCAACAAGGACGGAGACACTTGCGAGTTCACCCCGCTCCAGAAGCACGACCTGAACCTTGTCTTACAGAAACGCCATGCGCTGCTGAACTGGCAGCAAGGCTCCGGCAAGACGGCGGCAGTCTACCACCGCGCCAAATACCTGCTCAAATTCCGTAAGGTACGCAATGTGGTGATACTGGCTCCGGCCATCGCCACCAACATGACATGGATACCCTTCCTGGCCATGAACTGGGAAAAGTTCCGTGTAGTACGGAGCAATGCCGACCTTGAAACGGTACCGGATGGCGTGTTTCTCATCCTTTCCACCTCCATGCTCTCCAAACTGAAACGCGGGATGGCCGGATTTGTCAGACGCACGTCCGGGAAAATCTGCCTGGTTTTCGACGAATCCGATGAGATTACCAACCCGTCCTCACAGCGGACAAGGCATATACTCAGCCTCTTCCGCCGTCTCAAATACAAGATACTCGACACGGGCACGACCACGCGTAACAATATCGCGGAGCTTTACAGCCAGTTCGAGTTGCTTTACAACAACTCCGTCAATATGATTTGCTGGTGTGACCGGATATATCACGAGAACAAGGACAAGGAGATAGAGGAAGACCGGAATCCGCACTACGGCGAGCCGTTCCCCGCCTTCAGGGGACATGTGCTTTTCCGTGCCTGCCACTGTCCCGGAAAATCCACCGTGTTCGGCATCGAGAAGCAGAACCAGGACGTGTACAACAAGGAGGAACTGGCTGAACTTATCGGCAAGACCATCATCACCCGCAAGTTCAGGGACTTTGCCGGAGAGAAGTACAGGATACGCACCCACACCGTCAGTCCGTCCGAAGGCGAGCACGAGGTTTACCGTGTCATCATCGAGGAGTTCTGCCGTATCTGCGAACTGTATTACAACAGTACGGGAGACACGAGGAAGGATGCCGGACTAAGACTCATGCGGCAGATCAAGCTGCTTATAAAGGCCTGCTCCGTACCGCACCTGATAGAGGGCTACCGGGGAGACGGTATCCCGAACAAGACAAGATACATCGAGAGGCTGATACGGAGGATTCCCGGCAAGGTGGCTGTGGGCTGTACCTCCATCGCTTCATTCGACCTGTACGAGAGCCACCTTCGCGAACGCTTTCCGGAACGTCCGCTGTTCGTGGTCAAGGGCGACGTGGCGTTCAAGAAACGGCAGGGCATCGTGACCGAATTCGACTCCACCGTAAACGGCATACTGGTCTGCACGCAGCAGAGCCTGAGCAGTTCGGTGAACATCCCCACCTGCAACGACGTGATACTGGAATCGCTCCAATGGAACATCCCGAAGATGGAACAGTTCTACTTCCGTTTCATACGCCTCGACTCCAAGGATCTGAAGGACGTGCATTACGTCACCTACAAGGATTCCGTGGAGCAGAACCTGATGGCGCTGGTACTTACCAAGGAACGGCTGAACGAGTTCATCAAGAGCGGCGAGGTGAAGGAGCAGTCGGAAATCTTTGAGGAATTCGACGTCACTATGTCCGTCATCGAGAGCCTGCTGGTCAGGGAACGTGACATGGAGGGCAAGATACACATCAGCTGGGGAAGCCAGCGTATAACAAGCTAA
- a CDS encoding DUF4121 family protein, producing MLQKAKNKYSIETLKERNVSYDHEHRLTQEDVDMANRYVELIERTRSEMTPQVGDRLVYVSRHGDHYPYALIDDERNGSLSVCEQPYVPFVWPTAGSIRLSVSGGAFHSIDPKELKFVKWTEGSFKDWGHCGACGNGSVSFTANVPLWSYHEPEPLYGDFTTETYRRFYLHKRKESEEGNLYQGYDAAFQDEAGFQQFLEDYEGTVFQGNWERQIVVWCFHREYVFLPLSEWEKIDAPAVERRLDFHPERVKIVKDMERHITYFHRIKPQNS from the coding sequence ATGTTACAGAAGGCAAAGAACAAGTACAGTATCGAAACGCTCAAGGAACGGAACGTTTCATACGACCATGAACACAGGCTGACACAGGAAGACGTGGATATGGCCAACCGTTATGTGGAACTCATCGAGCGGACACGTTCGGAAATGACACCCCAGGTCGGTGACAGGCTGGTTTATGTGAGCCGCCATGGTGATCATTACCCCTATGCCCTTATAGACGATGAAAGGAATGGTTCGCTTTCCGTATGCGAGCAGCCGTATGTACCTTTCGTGTGGCCGACAGCGGGAAGTATCCGTCTGAGTGTCAGCGGAGGTGCTTTCCATTCCATAGACCCTAAAGAGCTGAAGTTTGTAAAGTGGACGGAAGGCTCATTCAAGGATTGGGGACATTGTGGAGCATGTGGTAACGGTTCGGTGTCATTCACAGCGAACGTCCCCTTGTGGTCCTATCATGAACCCGAACCGCTGTATGGAGATTTCACGACAGAAACCTACCGCCGTTTTTACCTGCACAAAAGAAAGGAATCGGAAGAAGGCAACCTCTATCAGGGTTATGATGCCGCCTTCCAGGATGAAGCCGGGTTCCAACAGTTCTTGGAAGATTACGAAGGAACGGTGTTCCAAGGCAATTGGGAGCGACAAATCGTGGTATGGTGCTTCCACCGTGAATATGTGTTCCTGCCACTATCGGAATGGGAAAAGATTGATGCCCCGGCGGTGGAGCGAAGACTCGATTTCCATCCCGAACGGGTGAAGATTGTCAAGGACATGGAACGGCACATCACCTATTTCCACCGAATCAAACCGCAAAATTCCTAA
- the lipB gene encoding lipoyl(octanoyl) transferase LipB: MKIENWGLVPYSEAWERQTELFNAVVEAKQVGKTYENRIIFVEHSHVYTLGKSGKETNMLLGEAQLKMIGATLYHIDRGGDITYHGPGQLVCYPILNLEDYHLGLKEYIHVLEEAVIRVCASYGIEAGRVKGATGVWLATGTPQERKICAIGVRSSHFVTMHGLALNVNTDLRYFSYIHPCGFMDKGVTSLQKELGCEVPMEEVAGRVQNELSELL, from the coding sequence ATGAAAATTGAAAATTGGGGATTAGTTCCCTACTCTGAGGCTTGGGAGCGGCAGACGGAATTATTTAATGCCGTGGTGGAAGCTAAACAAGTGGGAAAAACGTATGAAAATAGAATTATCTTTGTAGAACATTCGCATGTCTATACATTAGGCAAGAGTGGAAAGGAGACGAATATGTTGTTGGGGGAGGCGCAATTGAAAATGATTGGTGCCACCCTTTATCATATTGATCGAGGAGGGGATATTACTTATCATGGTCCCGGACAATTGGTTTGTTATCCTATCTTGAATTTGGAGGATTATCATTTGGGGTTGAAGGAATATATTCATGTGTTGGAAGAAGCGGTGATCAGGGTCTGCGCATCTTATGGCATCGAGGCTGGGCGAGTGAAGGGAGCAACCGGAGTATGGCTGGCAACGGGAACTCCGCAGGAACGGAAAATCTGTGCAATAGGAGTGAGAAGCAGTCATTTTGTGACAATGCATGGATTGGCGCTGAATGTAAATACGGATTTGCGTTATTTCAGTTATATCCATCCTTGTGGATTCATGGATAAAGGGGTTACTTCATTACAGAAAGAATTGGGGTGTGAAGTGCCTATGGAAGAAGTGGCAGGACGTGTGCAGAACGAATTATCTGAACTTTTGTAA
- a CDS encoding long-chain fatty acid--CoA ligase, with product MELEQSFIALIEQSIKTNWYLNALTDYKGITLQYRDVARKIEKIHILLENAGIEKGDKIAICGRNSAHWTVTYLAVITYGAVVVPILHEFKADQVHNIVNHSESRLLFVGDQIWENLNEAAMPHLEGIIELKDFGVPVSRSEKLAYARDHLNEIFGHKFPCRFRPDDISYEKEKSEDLAIINYTSGTTGYSKGVMLPYRSILSNVLYCKEKIGLKAGDSVVSMLPLGHVFGMTFDFLYGFTAGAHLWFLTRMPSPKIIAESFAEIRPRVIACVPLIVEKIFKKNILPKVDNKLGKLLLHVPIISDKIKELIKQKAMEVFGGNFIEIIIGGAPFNAEVEAFLKMIDFPYTIAYGMTECGPIICHSHWTELKLASCGKVAARMEAKVLSPNPSAIAGELVCRGANLMLGYYKNEEATRQVIDTEGWLHTGDMATIDEDGNVFIKGRCKNLLLTSSGQNIYPEEIESKLNNMPYVSESLIILQQDKLVGLIYPDSDDAFAHGLNQSDLVRVMEENRLELNKQLPAFSQIARFKLYPEEFEKTAKKSIKRFLYQDIKE from the coding sequence ATGGAACTAGAACAGAGTTTTATTGCTCTTATCGAGCAAAGTATAAAAACAAATTGGTATTTAAACGCTCTTACAGACTATAAAGGCATCACATTGCAATACAGAGATGTGGCCCGTAAAATAGAGAAAATACATATCTTGCTGGAAAATGCCGGCATTGAAAAGGGAGATAAAATAGCCATTTGCGGGCGTAATAGCGCTCATTGGACAGTAACTTACCTTGCCGTCATCACCTATGGTGCCGTAGTTGTACCTATTCTACATGAATTCAAAGCCGACCAGGTACACAATATTGTAAACCACTCTGAATCCCGCCTGTTGTTCGTAGGCGATCAGATATGGGAGAACTTGAATGAAGCAGCTATGCCTCATTTGGAAGGTATCATAGAATTGAAAGATTTTGGCGTACCCGTATCCCGTTCGGAAAAACTAGCTTATGCCCGCGACCATCTGAATGAGATATTCGGACACAAATTCCCCTGCCGATTCCGTCCTGATGATATTTCTTATGAAAAAGAAAAATCAGAAGACCTAGCCATCATTAATTACACTTCAGGTACTACCGGATATTCCAAAGGCGTGATGCTGCCCTATCGCAGCATACTCTCCAACGTACTCTACTGTAAAGAAAAAATAGGTCTGAAAGCAGGTGACAGCGTCGTATCCATGTTACCTTTGGGGCACGTATTCGGCATGACTTTCGATTTTCTTTACGGTTTCACAGCAGGCGCCCATCTATGGTTTCTTACCCGTATGCCATCACCCAAAATCATAGCCGAATCATTTGCGGAAATCCGCCCGCGCGTTATAGCCTGCGTACCACTGATTGTGGAAAAAATATTCAAGAAAAATATTCTTCCCAAAGTAGACAACAAATTAGGTAAACTGCTATTACATGTTCCCATCATCAGTGATAAGATAAAAGAACTTATCAAGCAGAAGGCGATGGAGGTTTTCGGCGGAAATTTCATCGAAATCATCATCGGAGGTGCTCCTTTCAATGCCGAAGTAGAAGCCTTTCTAAAAATGATAGATTTCCCATACACCATTGCATACGGAATGACTGAATGTGGTCCCATCATCTGCCATAGTCATTGGACAGAACTGAAATTGGCATCTTGCGGAAAAGTTGCCGCACGTATGGAAGCCAAAGTACTGTCTCCCAACCCATCAGCCATTGCGGGTGAACTGGTATGCCGTGGAGCCAACCTGATGTTGGGCTATTATAAGAACGAGGAAGCGACACGGCAAGTCATTGACACTGAAGGATGGTTGCATACAGGTGATATGGCGACAATAGATGAAGACGGAAATGTTTTCATCAAAGGACGTTGCAAAAACCTGTTACTCACTTCTTCCGGACAAAACATTTATCCGGAAGAAATAGAGTCCAAGCTAAACAATATGCCATACGTATCAGAGTCACTGATTATTCTGCAACAAGATAAACTGGTGGGCCTAATCTATCCGGATTCCGATGATGCTTTTGCTCACGGCTTGAACCAATCAGACCTTGTACGAGTAATGGAAGAAAATCGCCTTGAACTGAACAAACAATTACCGGCATTTTCCCAAATAGCCCGCTTCAAGCTATATCCTGAGGAATTTGAAAAAACAGCCAAGAAAAGTATCAAGCGCTTCTTGTACCAAGATATAAAAGAATAA
- a CDS encoding NAD(P)/FAD-dependent oxidoreductase gives MTEQITNIPDKGNKKRIVIVGGGFGGLKIARKLKRQHYQVVLLDKNNYHLFQPLLYQVATSGIEPSAISFPFRKIFKGYKDFHIRICEVQQVHPEEQQVTTSIGSLSYDYLIISTGCYTNYFGNNEIAKRTMSLKTTAEALHNRNQVLESFEKALNTNDSKKREQLMTFIIVGAGATGIELAGALAEMRKFILPHDYPDLDTSTMRIILIDGGPRLLSAFSPQSSEEVKKYLTHLGVEILLNQQVKNYENNMLVLDDGNFIESANVYWVAGVKANSLAGLPAECYGPGNRLRVNEHNQIQDFKNIFAIGDTALMISEEYPKGHPQVVQPAIQQAMNLIKNLRNIEKGQPLIPFKYYNKGSMATIGRNNAVVELQKIRFSGFPAWAVWLFIHLMSIVGVKNRLFIFIDWMWSYFTYDPSLRLIIKPQPSKEETENKSNDK, from the coding sequence ATGACTGAACAGATAACCAACATTCCCGACAAAGGAAATAAAAAAAGAATAGTCATTGTCGGAGGAGGATTTGGCGGGTTAAAGATTGCACGCAAACTGAAAAGACAACACTACCAAGTTGTGTTATTGGATAAAAACAACTACCATCTTTTCCAGCCGTTACTTTACCAAGTAGCCACATCAGGCATCGAACCCAGTGCTATTTCATTCCCATTCCGCAAGATATTCAAAGGATACAAAGACTTTCATATCCGCATATGTGAAGTACAACAAGTACATCCTGAAGAACAACAAGTCACCACTTCCATCGGCAGTCTAAGCTACGACTATCTGATTATATCTACCGGATGCTATACCAATTATTTCGGCAACAACGAAATAGCTAAACGCACCATGTCCCTCAAGACCACAGCAGAAGCCTTGCATAATCGTAACCAAGTACTTGAAAGCTTTGAAAAAGCATTGAACACTAATGACTCCAAAAAGCGGGAGCAACTGATGACCTTCATTATAGTCGGCGCAGGAGCAACTGGTATTGAACTGGCAGGGGCACTAGCCGAAATGCGTAAATTCATCCTTCCGCACGATTATCCCGATCTAGACACCAGTACGATGAGAATCATATTAATAGATGGTGGTCCACGCTTGCTTTCCGCCTTCTCCCCCCAATCTTCCGAAGAAGTAAAAAAATACCTCACTCATTTGGGAGTAGAAATATTATTGAACCAACAAGTAAAAAATTACGAGAATAATATGTTAGTACTGGATGACGGGAATTTTATAGAATCAGCCAACGTTTACTGGGTAGCAGGCGTAAAAGCAAACAGTCTAGCAGGCCTTCCTGCCGAATGCTATGGTCCAGGCAACCGTTTGAGAGTGAATGAACACAATCAGATACAAGACTTTAAAAATATATTTGCTATAGGTGACACCGCACTAATGATTTCAGAAGAGTATCCTAAAGGACATCCGCAAGTTGTACAGCCTGCCATACAGCAAGCCATGAACTTAATAAAGAATCTGAGAAATATCGAAAAGGGCCAGCCGCTCATCCCTTTTAAATATTATAATAAAGGGTCTATGGCAACCATCGGGAGAAATAATGCAGTGGTAGAATTGCAAAAGATACGTTTCAGTGGATTTCCCGCATGGGCAGTATGGCTATTTATACACTTGATGAGCATAGTGGGGGTAAAAAACCGTTTATTTATTTTTATAGATTGGATGTGGAGTTATTTCACCTACGACCCATCCCTGCGACTTATCATCAAACCACAGCCTTCTAAAGAAGAGACAGAAAATAAAAGCAACGATAAATAA
- a CDS encoding PepSY-like domain-containing protein produces MKKRYYSICVILWVLITTLSATSPTTFHIALKKIYPHAMNVSWSQQGNYYVASFTQNGFEKKVWMNGNAQWVMTNTNLQTTDQLAPNVYNDFTLSPYAMWTATNVNLIEFPKRTTLYVITVNLNNSSATKQLFYTLNGRLVQTRDVSYINPTLSPGIFNF; encoded by the coding sequence ATGAAGAAAAGATACTATTCTATATGTGTGATATTATGGGTACTGATCACCACCTTGTCTGCTACCTCTCCCACTACATTTCATATAGCACTGAAAAAGATATATCCGCATGCCATGAACGTAAGTTGGAGCCAACAAGGGAATTATTATGTAGCCTCTTTTACTCAAAATGGTTTTGAAAAAAAAGTATGGATGAACGGTAATGCCCAATGGGTGATGACTAATACCAATTTACAAACTACAGATCAACTGGCACCTAATGTATATAATGATTTTACATTGAGTCCATACGCCATGTGGACTGCCACCAATGTAAATCTCATAGAATTTCCTAAACGAACCACTCTGTACGTAATTACTGTTAACCTAAACAATTCGTCGGCCACCAAACAATTATTCTACACTCTGAATGGCAGGCTAGTGCAAACACGAGACGTAAGTTATATCAATCCTACATTATCCCCCGGAATTTTTAATTTCTAA
- a CDS encoding tyrosine-type recombinase/integrase, with the protein MTTLKAAVVPAKVLKNGKHRIRIAIGHKQETRYIVTRFEIDNTANFKGGQVVGVPDAAHVNAKLRGILNSYQDALDKINTSSYTCTQLVEYLSSVKQGAISYSVASADYMQNLIKEGRRTLYQRASDYFIEFVKYDIMLDGITPRTIKDFDIYLKNVRRLAPVTCGMHMAHLKAIINQAIRDKKVSYDTHPFEYYERPAGMPKERDISVADVKKIRDAEIKKKSQRVARDVFMLSYYLGGINLMDLMQYNFKDAKIMEYVREKSKNTKKGDMKISFTIPEEAKPIIKRWMGRNGKLDFGYKYSYPNFRNYVTKEIIRLGERLEVESHVVYYSARKSFVQHGFELGIPLETLEYCIGQSMKSNRPIFNYVRIMRKHADEAIRKILDNLK; encoded by the coding sequence ATGACAACTCTTAAAGCCGCCGTTGTTCCGGCCAAGGTGCTGAAAAACGGCAAACACAGAATTCGTATCGCAATTGGTCATAAACAGGAAACAAGATACATCGTTACCCGATTTGAAATAGATAATACTGCTAATTTTAAAGGAGGGCAGGTGGTAGGTGTTCCTGATGCCGCACATGTCAATGCTAAATTACGTGGAATACTTAATTCATATCAGGATGCCCTGGATAAGATAAATACATCATCCTATACTTGTACCCAACTTGTCGAATACTTGTCCTCGGTAAAGCAGGGAGCCATCTCTTATAGTGTCGCTTCGGCTGACTATATGCAGAATTTGATTAAAGAGGGGAGAAGGACCTTATATCAAAGGGCGAGTGATTACTTCATTGAGTTTGTCAAATATGATATAATGCTTGATGGAATTACTCCCCGGACCATAAAGGACTTTGATATTTATCTAAAGAATGTCCGAAGGCTGGCTCCTGTTACTTGTGGTATGCACATGGCACATTTGAAGGCAATAATCAATCAAGCAATAAGGGATAAGAAGGTATCATATGACACGCATCCTTTTGAATATTATGAAAGACCAGCAGGAATGCCCAAAGAGCGTGATATCTCGGTAGCTGACGTAAAGAAGATAAGGGATGCGGAGATAAAAAAGAAGTCTCAGCGTGTTGCCAGGGATGTGTTCATGCTTTCGTATTATCTAGGAGGTATCAATCTGATGGACTTGATGCAATACAATTTCAAAGATGCGAAAATTATGGAATATGTACGTGAAAAATCCAAAAACACAAAGAAAGGTGATATGAAGATCAGCTTCACTATTCCTGAGGAAGCAAAACCGATTATCAAAAGATGGATGGGGCGTAATGGAAAGCTTGATTTTGGTTATAAATACTCTTATCCTAATTTTCGTAACTATGTAACAAAAGAAATTATAAGGTTAGGGGAGAGGCTGGAGGTAGAATCGCATGTCGTATATTATTCAGCCCGGAAATCCTTTGTCCAACATGGTTTTGAACTGGGCATACCATTGGAAACGTTGGAGTATTGTATAGGCCAAAGCATGAAATCCAATAGACCGATCTTTAATTATGTCAGAATTATGAGAAAACATGCTGATGAAGCCATAAGAAAGATTTTAGATAATCTAAAGTGA
- a CDS encoding Bro-N domain-containing protein: protein MKYINEGNVYRLISRSQLPNAEKFESWLFDEVVPSIREKGYYGITDRGTLPEFIKRYKDNIHMIPSNYFFVISELYVRLYAELEKVGYAIPDKGAHGKTMMPDGSVGKLFARFMRENNSELWNQHKTYKHHFPDGRVVDVLMYPIDALPMFIRYVNERWLYENAEKYFKERDPLALDYLPKLLESKKKSA from the coding sequence ATGAAATACATCAATGAGGGTAATGTATATCGGCTTATATCCCGTTCTCAATTGCCAAATGCAGAAAAATTTGAGTCATGGCTATTCGATGAAGTTGTCCCTTCTATCAGGGAAAAAGGTTATTACGGTATAACTGATAGAGGCACTCTTCCTGAATTTATCAAAAGGTACAAAGACAATATCCACATGATTCCATCTAACTATTTCTTTGTTATTTCAGAATTATATGTGAGGCTTTATGCAGAACTTGAAAAAGTCGGCTATGCTATACCAGATAAAGGGGCGCATGGTAAAACTATGATGCCTGACGGTTCTGTTGGTAAATTGTTCGCTCGCTTCATGAGAGAGAATAACTCCGAACTGTGGAACCAGCACAAAACATACAAACACCATTTCCCTGACGGAAGGGTTGTTGATGTGCTTATGTATCCTATAGATGCACTTCCGATGTTTATAAGATATGTCAATGAGCGTTGGCTTTATGAAAACGCAGAAAAGTATTTCAAAGAAAGAGATCCACTTGCCTTAGATTACCTTCCTAAACTTTTGGAATCTAAAAAGAAATCGGCTTAA
- a CDS encoding BRO family protein has protein sequence MLFNYQSDEENAFNQIRTIEEDGKLWFCATDVARVLGYVNPRDAIIRYCKSMGVVIRAPLQLVAFKK, from the coding sequence TTGTTATTTAATTATCAATCTGATGAAGAAAATGCCTTTAATCAGATTAGAACCATCGAAGAAGATGGTAAATTGTGGTTTTGTGCCACTGATGTTGCAAGAGTATTAGGTTATGTAAATCCCAGAGATGCAATTATAAGATATTGTAAATCAATGGGAGTCGTGATTCGCGCCCCCCTACAACTAGTGGCATTCAAAAAATGA